In the Flavobacterium sp. 90 genome, AAAGTTTACTTTGTTAGCTTCCATTTCATATTTCAACTTTCCTTCGCTAACAGTTGTATAAAGTCCAGCTTTTACAAGTGTGCTGTAGATTTGATATTTTGCGTTCAATTCAGCATCAGTCTCTTTTTGAGAAAGATATTGAGCTGCGTCAGGATTTGTTTTGAAGTACTCTTTAAATTTAGCTACATCAAATAATCCAGCTGCATTTAAAAACATTGGGTTTTTACCAATATTTGGATCTGCTTTTAAAACTTCAAGTAAGTGTTTTTCACCAACTCTTAATCCCAATTTATCAAACTGAGCAGATAATAATGCGATTGAAACTTCTTGATCCCAAACTCTGTTTGCAGCTTCAGTGGAAGTAATTCCTTGACCACTTTTTTCAACATTACTAACTTTAACTCTAAAGTCTTCAAATGAAATATCTTTTCCATCGATGCTTCCTACATCTTTTGAACTTTGACCGAAACTTCCTCTAGTGAAAAGATCTTGTATTATAAATGCAAATAATGCAAGTGCAATAACTCCTATCAATAAAGCGGAACGCTGTCTAATTTTTGCTAAAACTGCCATTTTTATTATCGTTAATTTTATATTCAGTTTGCGAAAATACAATTATCTAGTTAATAACAATACAACTAGCGTTTTATTTTCAACAATTTTTTTTATTAATTTAAAAAATCAGTCTTTTATTGTCATTTTGACTAATTCAATTTTCTTATTTGTCGCCTCTTCTATCACGAAATAAAAGTTGTCAATCACGATTTCATCGCCCTTTTGAGGGATTTCTTTGGTATAATTCACAATAAAACCTCCCAAAGTCCCGTAAGAATCTTCTTCCGGAATCATTAATTTGTAAGTTTCATTTAAATACTCCACATCCAAACGTGTTGAAAACAAATATTTCCCTTCACCTAACTCTTCTTCGATTAGTTCTTCTTCTTCTGAATCATGTTCGTCTTCGATTTCTCCAAAAAGTTCCTCTACAATATCTTCGATTGTAATAATTCCCGAAGTTCCTCCATATTCATCTAAAACTACCGCGACATTTTTTCGCTTTTTAATCAGCAAATTTAAGGCGTCTTTTATCAAAATTGTTTCAGGAACAAACTCAACAGTCATCAAAACCGATTTAATCGTTTTTGGCTTCTTAAACAAGTCAAAAGAGTGTACATAACCCACAATATCATCCAGAGAATTTTGACTGACTACAATTTTAGAATATCCTGTTTCAATAAATAATTCCTTAAGATCTGTTATGCTGTCAAATAAATCTATATCTACAATTTCTGTACGCGGCGTCATAATATCACGCGCTTTTACACCGGAAAATTCTAAAGCATTTTGAAAAATCTGAATCTCAGAATCTACCTCATCATCGTCTTCAACAGAATTCATTTGTTCTGTAATATAGTTCCCAAGTTCTATTTTACTAAAATAAAGTTGTGTCTGATCTCCTTCTGTTTTGAAGAATTTCCTCAAAACAAAATCTGATATCCAAATAAAGAAGGTTGAAATATAATAGAATAAGCGATAAAACAAATACGCCGGAAGCGCAAATGCTTTAATCAATGTATTGGCATAAATCTGAAAAAATACTTTCGGAAGAAACTCTGCCGTCATTAAAACTATAAAAGTCGAAGTTATAGTTTGAATCAGTAAACTGCTAAAATCAGAAAAATGAAATCCTAAACTTATGATACATTTTAGAATTAAATCTCCCATAAAAAAACCGTAAACAACTAGAGCCACGTTGTTACCAATTAACATTGCAGCAATAAACTTTGAAGGGTTTTCGGTAAGTTTTGTTAGAATCTGAGAAAGAAAATTATCTTGTTTTTTTTCAATTTCAAGATAAATCTTATTCGAGGAAATAAAAGCTATTTCCATTCCTGAAAAAAAGGCTGATAGTATTAAACATAGTATTATAATACTAATTTCCATTTTTACTGTTTTTTGTTACGGTCATCAAACTTCTTCACAAACTTCCTTCTAAAGAAAAACATAAATACAGCCATTCCTGCAATTATAAAACTCAAAGTCGAAGTATCATTTCCTTCATTTAACTTTGTAATTCCATCATAAATAAAGTAAACTGCAAAAGCAATATAAACGTATTGCGTATATTTCATGTAACCCATAATGTCTTTTTTTATTCTTCTGATGATTCAATTTCGCCACTTACTCGTTGCGAATTAATCACTTTAAAATCTTTACTAAAATCTATTCCTTGTCCGTACGAAACTCCTTTAGCATCTGTAAGCTTGAATTTTCTTTCGGTGTAAAACCATTCATTTTTCTGATCAAAATACAATTGTTCTGTTTCCAGCATCTGACCAGTTTCTGATGTGATTTTTACTTTTCCCTGCAAATCTATTATACCAGTAGTTTTATACGAAACTGCATAATTTGATCTTATAAAGGTACGTTTTTGTTTTTTGTCGTATAAAGTAACATCCAAACCTACAGGAAATTCTGTAAATGGAAAATCCAGATTAGAATAATCCAACATTTTCCTGCTTATCAAAACCCCTGTTATACGACCTGAATCCGTGTACTTAATATTAACTGTATCAGCATCACTGCCCGGAACAAATTCAGAGAAGTTAAATTTCTGAACATCCTTAAAGTTACTTTCGCATCCAAAAAACAGTGTCACAGCGAGAACTGTGACAGTATTTATAATATATCTCTTTGGTAAATTCATTTGCCAAATGTAGTAAATTGTATGTGCTTAAAAAAACATAAGATTTTATGTTTAATTATATTTCGTCTTAATAAACCATCTGTCATTAAAAGAGAAACTTACACTAAAGTTTACATAATTTTCCTGAACCAGGTTTGCAGAAACGGTACCTCTTTTTCCAAACTCAACACCAAAGTTTACATTCGAAAAATACCCCGGAATTGGAACTCCTGCTCCTAAAGTCATACCAACATCTTTTATAGATTCATTATTGATTATTAAACCAATTTTCTCGTATTTCAATCCTGCTCTATAGGTAATTCTGCTAAAATAATTTGAGAAAGAAGCATAATTAGGAATAAAATACCCTCCTACTGCATATTTTTGGTATTTTTCATAACGTACATTTTGCTCTGAATTATAGTAATTCGCAAATTTCCCATCTCCCTGAAAAGCCATTGTAGTACCAACTAACCATTTTCTTGCCTGACCAATACCTGCACCAAATGTTACTTTGTTTGGCAATTTTAAATCATCACCGTGTGGATCAAATACTATTGGAGTAGAATCTCCATCAACAGAAATAGTTCTTGTAGTATTTGAACTTAGGTTAGTTGCAAAAGCATAGCTCAAACTAGTAAATAATTCAAGTTTTTTATTAAGCTTAGTTTGATACATTGTACCAATACTAAAACTAAGACCTGACAACTCTGCTGCATTTGTTTCTGCACTTGAGTTTTGAACGCCTGTAAGAAGTTCTACACTTGTTGTTGTGATTTTTCCAAAATTATATTGAGCATCTGCACCAATATTCCAATTTGGTCTGATTTTATATCCTAAACCAAAAAACACTTTATTAATTCCACCTGTTCCACTAAGCTGAGAACTTGTAGCTCCTTCAGTATCCGTTCTGTCGTTTCTAATTTTATATCCAACTGAAGATACCGGGATCAAACCAAATGCTGCACCGAATTTCCCCATCGGAATTCCTATCGCCAAATAATCAAAAGTAGTTCTTTGTGCTTTTGCAGTTTCCTGACTAGTTTTTAAGTTTGAAGTTCCAAAAGTTCCTCCAACACTAAAAGTTGTCTGAAGTAAACTGGCATAACTCGCGGGATTCTCAATATTTAAGTGAATACTATCCTGCTCCACTGCAACTCCTGCCATAGATCTGAATTCAAGAGTTCCTTTGAACCTTACATCCCCAATTCCGTAGAAAGAATAAGGAGAAGCTGTTCCTTGTTGAGCGAATGAAACGAACGAGATAAGCAAACAAGCGCTTACTATAATTTTTTTAATCATTGTCGATTTTATATTGAAATGTTTGATTCAAACTCTCCAGTAAGAAATTTGAATTGGCAAATATGGTATTTTTTAATCGTTTAGCCAAAAAATCTGCATCACCTCCCGTTAAAATTATTATAAAATTTGAAAAGTTTGCTCGATATTCATCGATAAAACCATCAATCTCATAGACGAAGCCATTGACAACTCCCGAATGAATGGCTTGTGCAGTCGAATCTCCTATATAGGATTCCGGCGCCTCTAAAGTCAGTAACGGCAATCTGGCTGTGAAATTGTGGAGTGCTTCATACCTTAAACGCAGACCCGGAGAAATTGCTCCGCCCAGATAATTGTCATTTTCGTCGATGAAATCGTAGGTAATGCAAGTTCCTGCATCAATTACTAATCTATTTTGTTTCGGAAATCGCAAAGTTGCTCCGGAAGCCAAAATCATACGATCAATTCCTAAGGTTTTTGGAGTTGAATACTTATTTGTGAAGGGAAAAAGATCTTCGTGAGTAAAAAAGTGAATATTCAGCGTCTTTTCGAAAGCTAAAAAAGATTGTTTTTCAATATTCCCAACCGAAGCAACGATCAAATCAGAGCAATTTGGAAATTTTTTTAAAATTTTTTCAATATTTTTTTCGAGCTCATTTTTATCAAAAACAAAACTCTCCAAAACATTATTATCCTCAAAGACAGAAGCTTTAATTCTTGTATTACCAACATCAATTGCTAAAACCATATTTATTTTTTTACCTCTGCGAAGATACGAATTGATTTTTTTAAAAAAATGTTTTGGATAAACGGAAAATGATTCTATCTTTGCACCCGCAATACGCACACAAAGGTACCTTAGCTCAGATGGTAGAGCAATGGACTGAAAATCCATGTGTCCCTGGTTCGATCCCTGGAGGTACCACAAAACCCGAATAGAAATATTCGGGTTTTTTGTTTTTAATATTTTCGTGAAAAGTTTAACTGCGTCGAATTTTACCGCAAAGTTCGCAAAGATTTTTTTAAGTAGGGATTTTGTAAAAACGCAAAGTTCGCAAAGCTTTGTGTTGATCTAGCTTTGCGAACATTGCGTTTTTACTTTGTGGTCTTTGCGGTTAAACCACCTAATTACGAAAAAAACTTATTGCTGAAACACAGAAACCGCAGGGAAATAATACCCTGAGAAACTTACTGTTTCTGTTTTAACACCAGAATCAGCATTGAATAAATAAAGATTATTGATGGCGAAATTTGCTCCAAATCCTTCATTTACTGTATTTACTACCAAAGTGTTTTTCAGGCGATCATAACCAATTCCTGAACCATATAATATATTAGATTGTGTTAACGTAATAAAAGGCGTTGCCAATGATGCCGTAGTTCCAGTATATTTATAAACTTGTTTACCACCACTCCAACTTCCGTTTTTAGCAATAAAAACATTATTTTTAGCTGCTGTAATAGATCCCGGATGCCAAGCTCCCCAACTTCCGTAAGCTTGAAAACCTAAAGGAATTTCTGTTACTGCAAGTGTACTTGAATCTATACTTATAAGGTTTGTACCTCCAGCTGCCCATACTTTTTTATCATCAGTAACAGCAAATCCCAGAACCATAGCAGGAATCGTTTTTACAACGGCAAATGTCGAAGCATTAAGAACAATAACTCCTTGCGAAGCAGACAATGCAAAAACATAATTACCAACTTTAACAATATCTCCAACCTGACCTGTAACACCAGCAACTTGTCCGTTTAATGCCATTGTATTCAGATTAAGCTTGTAGATACCATTACCAGAAGTCAATAATACTTGATTTTGATCAATACCAACTAGCGCACGCCAGTCGTTTCCGCCTTGAGCCGGAATCCTTTTTTCTTCTTTAAGTGTATAAGCATCTGTAACTACAACTGGTCCGCCAACTTTAGAAACTAAGAAAAGTTTTTTATTAAAGATCGTTCCAAATTCTAATGTAGACGATTCCGGTTTTAAATCTTTACCCGGATTTGCTTTTACAAAAACACTGTCTTCTATTGTTTTTGTGTCATATCTATAAAACCCAACTGTTCCTGTTCCATGTCCAAACCAACCTTCGTTGATCATGAAGAAACCGTTTTCATAAGGTCCTAATGCAAGAACATTATAGGTTAGAGACGTTTTTCCGCCATCGTTTTTTGCTGTCATTGTAACTTTAAAGTCACCTCTTGCTTCTGGTTTAAAAACATAAGTAGAATCAGATCCTACAACTTTTCCGTCTACAGCCCATTCGAAAGAAACATTCTTTCTATCTGTTAGTTTTGAACTTAATTTTAGACTTTTACCAATGGTCAAAGTGTCTTTTAATTGTTGCTGACCATTTATTGCCGGAGCCGCTGTAAAATTGTCATCATTATTACACGAAACGGTTAAGATCATTAAAGAAGCAATTGCGAGTAGCTGCTTAGAAAAAAATTGGTTTTTCATTATTAAATATTTAAAATTAGATTACTTAAATCTTTAAATCGAAATACAATTTATGTTCAGCAAAAGTTTATAAAATTAACCTCTGCTTGCTTTTGTTTAAAAAGCAAAACATCTTGTACAACGCTACGTTTTAATGATTTTTTTAATGAAGAAACTGAATGTACCGAAAAGAAAAACATCCCACAGAAAGTTGATTTCACGATATCACATTTGCAGAAAAAAAATCTCATAAACTCTTTTTTTGGCTTACGAGAATAGAATAACCAAGCAATACCATTATCACATAAAGTGAAAAAGTATTGGTTTTAATTCAAGCTTCAATCCCCGAAAGCTATTTATTACTATAAAAATGGCAGGTCTTCTGACTTGCTCCCTACACCCAGCCTTCCCTTTCAAAAAATGAAAAGTGACATATTAAAGGGTTTCAGTTAATGAGCTTACAGCTGCGGGACAGTTTTGGAGTTACACCAAATTCCCTTTTAATGTCAATATTTATTCAATATGACAACCATTTTCTGTTTTAAAATTGTGTCGCAAAACTAGTGTTTTCTTTCTTAAGAAAGTACTACTTCTTTATATTTAAAACCTTTCCTACATCTTTAATCTATGATTTATTTTAAGCTATTGAGCATTTAACAGCCATAAATCGAGCAAGTCAAAAATTGCATCAATTTTGTTAAAAAAGTATTGACCAAATAAAAAAATATCCTATATATTCGTAAAATGTTATTTAATTATTTGATTAACTAATAAAAACACA is a window encoding:
- a CDS encoding type III pantothenate kinase, producing the protein MVLAIDVGNTRIKASVFEDNNVLESFVFDKNELEKNIEKILKKFPNCSDLIVASVGNIEKQSFLAFEKTLNIHFFTHEDLFPFTNKYSTPKTLGIDRMILASGATLRFPKQNRLVIDAGTCITYDFIDENDNYLGGAISPGLRLRYEALHNFTARLPLLTLEAPESYIGDSTAQAIHSGVVNGFVYEIDGFIDEYRANFSNFIIILTGGDADFLAKRLKNTIFANSNFLLESLNQTFQYKIDND
- a CDS encoding hemolysin family protein, translating into MEISIIILCLILSAFFSGMEIAFISSNKIYLEIEKKQDNFLSQILTKLTENPSKFIAAMLIGNNVALVVYGFFMGDLILKCIISLGFHFSDFSSLLIQTITSTFIVLMTAEFLPKVFFQIYANTLIKAFALPAYLFYRLFYYISTFFIWISDFVLRKFFKTEGDQTQLYFSKIELGNYITEQMNSVEDDDEVDSEIQIFQNALEFSGVKARDIMTPRTEIVDIDLFDSITDLKELFIETGYSKIVVSQNSLDDIVGYVHSFDLFKKPKTIKSVLMTVEFVPETILIKDALNLLIKKRKNVAVVLDEYGGTSGIITIEDIVEELFGEIEDEHDSEEEELIEEELGEGKYLFSTRLDVEYLNETYKLMIPEEDSYGTLGGFIVNYTKEIPQKGDEIVIDNFYFVIEEATNKKIELVKMTIKD
- a CDS encoding DUF5074 domain-containing protein, with translation MKNQFFSKQLLAIASLMILTVSCNNDDNFTAAPAINGQQQLKDTLTIGKSLKLSSKLTDRKNVSFEWAVDGKVVGSDSTYVFKPEARGDFKVTMTAKNDGGKTSLTYNVLALGPYENGFFMINEGWFGHGTGTVGFYRYDTKTIEDSVFVKANPGKDLKPESSTLEFGTIFNKKLFLVSKVGGPVVVTDAYTLKEEKRIPAQGGNDWRALVGIDQNQVLLTSGNGIYKLNLNTMALNGQVAGVTGQVGDIVKVGNYVFALSASQGVIVLNASTFAVVKTIPAMVLGFAVTDDKKVWAAGGTNLISIDSSTLAVTEIPLGFQAYGSWGAWHPGSITAAKNNVFIAKNGSWSGGKQVYKYTGTTASLATPFITLTQSNILYGSGIGYDRLKNTLVVNTVNEGFGANFAINNLYLFNADSGVKTETVSFSGYYFPAVSVFQQ
- the lptC gene encoding LPS export ABC transporter periplasmic protein LptC, producing MNLPKRYIINTVTVLAVTLFFGCESNFKDVQKFNFSEFVPGSDADTVNIKYTDSGRITGVLISRKMLDYSNLDFPFTEFPVGLDVTLYDKKQKRTFIRSNYAVSYKTTGIIDLQGKVKITSETGQMLETEQLYFDQKNEWFYTERKFKLTDAKGVSYGQGIDFSKDFKVINSQRVSGEIESSEE